The following are encoded together in the Pedobacter sp. D749 genome:
- a CDS encoding Mrp/NBP35 family ATP-binding protein produces the protein MQISPQQVLDALKNVEDPDLKKDLVTLNMIKDLQITDNLVNFTLELTTPACPMKEMLKNACTNAIKHFVSPTAEVVINVTSRVTQPSNSSSLDNIKNIILVSSGKGGVGKSTVASNLAVVLAKDGAKVGLIDADIYGPSVPTMFDLVDAKPGAEETADGKTKILPIEKYGIKLLSLGFFADPGQPVPWRGPMASNAVKQLFNDTNWGELDYLIVDLPPGTGDIHITITQSFPISGAVVVTTPQQVALADTHKGLAMFRMPGINIPILGVIENMSYFTPAELPDNKYYIFGKGGGTELAARFNVPFLGEIPIIQSISEAGDQGKPVALNQNPLLDVVFGDIASKIAQQISINNAQMVNC, from the coding sequence ATGCAGATTAGCCCGCAACAAGTTTTAGATGCGCTTAAAAATGTTGAAGATCCCGATCTTAAAAAAGATCTGGTTACTTTAAACATGATTAAAGATTTACAGATTACAGATAACCTGGTCAATTTTACCTTGGAGCTTACTACACCGGCATGTCCGATGAAGGAGATGCTGAAAAATGCCTGTACAAATGCCATCAAACATTTTGTATCGCCGACGGCAGAGGTGGTAATCAATGTAACTTCAAGGGTTACTCAACCCAGCAATTCATCATCGTTAGATAACATCAAAAACATTATTTTGGTTTCATCTGGAAAAGGGGGAGTTGGTAAATCTACTGTTGCGAGCAATCTGGCTGTTGTATTGGCTAAAGATGGTGCCAAAGTTGGCCTTATCGATGCCGATATTTATGGTCCATCGGTACCAACGATGTTCGATCTGGTTGATGCCAAGCCAGGTGCAGAAGAAACCGCTGATGGTAAAACTAAAATTTTACCAATTGAAAAATACGGGATCAAGTTATTGTCTTTAGGTTTTTTTGCTGATCCCGGACAACCAGTGCCGTGGCGTGGACCAATGGCATCTAATGCAGTAAAACAATTGTTTAACGATACCAACTGGGGGGAACTGGATTATCTGATCGTTGATCTTCCTCCAGGAACAGGCGATATCCATATCACCATTACGCAAAGTTTCCCAATTTCAGGAGCAGTTGTGGTTACTACGCCGCAACAAGTTGCACTGGCTGATACACACAAAGGTTTGGCGATGTTCAGAATGCCTGGAATTAATATCCCGATTTTAGGTGTTATAGAAAACATGTCGTATTTTACTCCTGCAGAATTACCCGACAATAAATATTACATTTTCGGAAAAGGTGGTGGAACGGAGCTTGCAGCACGGTTTAATGTACCGTTTTTAGGAGAAATCCCAATTATTCAAAGCATTTCGGAGGCCGGAGATCAAGGGAAACCAGTGGCATTAAATCAAAACCCGTTATTGGATGTTGTATTTGGCGATATTGCAAGTAAGATTGCACAACAGATCTCCATCAACAATGCGCAAATGGTGAATTGCTAA
- a CDS encoding NifU family protein, translating into MNLTEQVEQALETIRPYLKADGGDVSVEEITSEGTVKLKLLGNCGSCPMSFMTMKSGIEQAIMKAVPQITSVVAVNMAEQD; encoded by the coding sequence ATGAATTTAACAGAACAAGTAGAACAGGCATTAGAAACTATCAGACCTTATTTAAAGGCTGACGGAGGTGATGTTTCTGTTGAAGAAATTACATCTGAAGGAACAGTAAAGCTTAAGCTTTTGGGCAACTGCGGTTCATGCCCGATGAGTTTCATGACTATGAAATCTGGAATCGAACAAGCGATTATGAAAGCTGTTCCGCAGATTACGTCGGTAGTTGCCGTTAACATGGCAGAGCAAGATTAA